A genomic region of Castor canadensis chromosome 16, mCasCan1.hap1v2, whole genome shotgun sequence contains the following coding sequences:
- the Med25 gene encoding mediator of RNA polymerase II transcription subunit 25 isoform X6, with product MVPGSEGPARAGGLVADVVFVIEGTANLGPYFEGLCKHYLLPAIEYFNGGPPAETDFGGDYGGTQYSLVVFNTVDCAPESYVQCHAPTSSAYEFVTWLDGIKFMGGGGESCSLIAEGLSTALQLFDDFKKMREQIGQTHRVCLLICNSPPYLLPAVESTTYSGCTTESLVQKIGERGIHFSIVSPRKLPALRLLFEKAAPPTLLEPLQPPADVSQDPRHMVLVRGLVLPVSGGSAAGPLQPKQPVPLPPAQSSGAALSAAPQQALPPVPPQYQVPGNLSAAQVAAQNAVEAAKNQKAGLGPRFSPINPLQQAASGVGPPFSQAPAPPLPSGPPGAPKPPPASQASLVSTVAPGPGLAPPAQPGAPSMAGTVAPGGVSGPSPTQLGAPALGGQQSVSNKLLAWSGVLEWQEKPKPASVDANTKLTRSLPCQVYVNQGENLKTEQWPQKLIMQLIPQQLLTTLGPLFRNSRMVQFHFTNKDLESLKGLYRIMGNGFAGCVHFPHTAPCEVRVLMLLYSSKKKIFMGLIPYDQSGFVNGIRQVITNHKQVQQQKLEQQRGMGAQQAPPGLGPILEDQARPPQNLLQLRAPQPQPQGTVGASGSAGQPQPQGTTQAPPGAPQGPPGAAPGPPPPGPILRPQNPGANPQLRSLLLNPPPWPNEREKERAACFEKNGSETISLWK from the exons ATGGTCCCCGGGTCGGAGGGCCCGGCCCGCGCCGGGGGCCTGGTGGCCGACGTGGTGTTTGTGATTGAGGGTACAGCCAACCTCGGGCCGTACTTCGAGGGGCTCTGCAAGCACTACCTGCTCCCGGCTATCGA GTACTTTAATGGTGGTCCTCCCGCTGAGACCGACTTCGGGGGAGAC TATGGGGGGACCCAGTATAGCCTCGTGGTGTTCAACACAGTGGACTGTGCTCCGGAGTCTTATGTACAATGTCACGCTCCCACCAGCAGTGCCTATGAGTTTGTCACCTGGCTCGATGGCATCAA ATTCATGGGTGGGGGCGGCGAGAGCTGCAGTCTCATCGCAGAAGGCCTCAGCACAGCCCTGCAGCTGTTTGACGACTTCAAGAAGATGCGAGAACAGAT TGGTCAGACACACCGAGTCTGTCTCCTTATCTGCAACTCGCCACCATACCTGCTGCCTGCTGTTGAGAGCACCACATACTCAGGGTGCACAACTGAGAGCCTTGTGCAAAAGATTGGGGAG CGGGGGATCCACTTCTCCATTGTGTCTCCACGGAAGCTGCCTGCCCTTCGCCTTCTTTTTGAGAAGGCAGCTCCCCCCACCTTGCTGGAGCCGCTACAGCCGCCAGCAGACGTGAGCCAGGACCCAAGGCACATGGTGCTGGTGCGGGGGCTTGTGCTGCCTG TCAGCGGTGGCTCAGCTGCAGGCCCCCTCCAGCCCAAGCAGCCAGttcccctgcctcctgcccaaTCCTCGGGTGCTGCCCTTTCCGCAGCCCCCCAGCAGGCTCTGCCCCCTGTCCCACCACAGTACCAG GTTCCTGGGAACCTAAGTGCCGCTCAGGTGGCTGCCCAGAATGCAGTGGAAGCTGCAAAGAACCAGAAGGCCGGGTTGGGCCCACGCT TCTCACCCATCAATCCTCTTCAGCAAGCTGCTTCAGGAGTGGGGCCCCCATTTAGCCAGGCCCCAGCTCCCCCACTGCCCTCAGGTCCTCCTGGAGCCCCCAAGCCACCTCCTGCATCCCAGGCTAGCTTGGTCTCCACTGTGGcccctggcccaggcctggctcCCCCTGCACAGCCTGGGGCTCCATCCATG GCTGGCACTGTGGCCCCAGGGGGGGTAAGTGGCCCTTCCCCCACCCAGCTTGGGGCTCCAGCGCTTGGTGGGCAGCAGTCAGTCTCCAACAAGCTCTTGGCCTGGAGTGGAGTCCTTGAGTGGCAGGAG AAACCCAAGCCAGCCTCGGTGGATGCCAACACCAAGTTGACGCGGTCACTGCCCTGCCAGGTCTATGTGAATCAAGGAGAGAACCT GAAGACAGAGCAGTGGCCACAGAAACTGATCATGCAGCTCATCCCCCAGCAGCTGCTG ACCACCCTGGGTCCTCTGTTCCGGAACTCAAGGATGGTCCAGTTCCATTTCACCAACAAGGACCTGGAGTCCCTCAAAGGCCTCTATCGCATCATGGGCAATGGCTTT GCCGGTTGCGTGCACTTCCCCCACACGGCCCCCTGCGAGGTGCGCGTGCTCATGCTCCTGTACTCGTCCAAGAAGAAGATCTTCATGGGCCTCATCCCCTATGACCAGAGCGGCTTCGTCAACGGCATCCGGCAGGTCATCACCAACCACAAGCAGGTCCAGCAGCAGAAGCTGGAGCAGCAGCGAGGG ATGGGGGCACAGCAGGCACCCCCAGGCCTGGGGCCCATTCTGGAGGACCAAGCAAGACCCCCTCAGAATCTG CTCCAGCTCCGTGCACCGCAGCCCCAGCCTCAGGGCACTGTGGGGGCCTCTGGGTCTGCAGGGCAGCCCCAGCCCCAAGGTACCACCCAGGCCCCTCCTGGTGCCCCCCAAGGCCCTCCTGGAGCAGCCCCTGGCCCACCCCCTCCTGGACCCATCCTTCGGCCCCAGAACCCGGGGGCCAACCCCCAGCTGCGGAGCCTCCTCCTCAATCCCCCACCG TGGCCAAacgaaagagagaaggagagggccGCGTGTTTCGAGAAAAATGGGAGCGAGACTATTTCTTTGTGGAAGTGA
- the Med25 gene encoding mediator of RNA polymerase II transcription subunit 25 isoform X3 gives MVPGSEGPARAGGLVADVVFVIEGTANLGPYFEGLCKHYLLPAIEYFNGGPPAETDFGGDYGGTQYSLVVFNTVDCAPESYVQCHAPTSSAYEFVTWLDGIKFMGGGGESCSLIAEGLSTALQLFDDFKKMREQIGQTHRVCLLICNSPPYLLPAVESTTYSGCTTESLVQKIGERGIHFSIVSPRKLPALRLLFEKAAPPTLLEPLQPPADVSQDPRHMVLVRGLVLPVSGGSAAGPLQPKQPVPLPPAQSSGAALSAAPQQALPPVPPQYQVPGNLSAAQVAAQNAVEAAKNQKAGLGPRFSPINPLQQAASGVGPPFSQAPAPPLPSGPPGAPKPPPASQASLVSTVAPGPGLAPPAQPGAPSMAGTVAPGGVSGPSPTQLGAPALGGQQSVSNKLLAWSGVLEWQEKPKPASVDANTKLTRSLPCQVYVNQGENLKTEQWPQKLIMQLIPQQLLTTLGPLFRNSRMVQFHFTNKDLESLKGLYRIMGNGFAGCVHFPHTAPCEVRVLMLLYSSKKKIFMGLIPYDQSGFVNGIRQVITNHKQVQQQKLEQQRGMGAQQAPPGLGPILEDQARPPQNLLQLRAPQPQPQGTVGASGSAGQPQPQGTTQAPPGAPQGPPGAAPGPPPPGPILRPQNPGANPQLRSLLLNPPPEASLAHRLSEAFLSSLCARGRMAGGSPPGASELPSVFPQPQTGVPPPQASLHHLQPPGAPALLPPPHQSLGQPQLGPPLLHPPPAQSWPTQLPPRAPLPGQMLLSGGPRGPVPQPGLQPSVMEDDILMDLI, from the exons ATGGTCCCCGGGTCGGAGGGCCCGGCCCGCGCCGGGGGCCTGGTGGCCGACGTGGTGTTTGTGATTGAGGGTACAGCCAACCTCGGGCCGTACTTCGAGGGGCTCTGCAAGCACTACCTGCTCCCGGCTATCGA GTACTTTAATGGTGGTCCTCCCGCTGAGACCGACTTCGGGGGAGAC TATGGGGGGACCCAGTATAGCCTCGTGGTGTTCAACACAGTGGACTGTGCTCCGGAGTCTTATGTACAATGTCACGCTCCCACCAGCAGTGCCTATGAGTTTGTCACCTGGCTCGATGGCATCAA ATTCATGGGTGGGGGCGGCGAGAGCTGCAGTCTCATCGCAGAAGGCCTCAGCACAGCCCTGCAGCTGTTTGACGACTTCAAGAAGATGCGAGAACAGAT TGGTCAGACACACCGAGTCTGTCTCCTTATCTGCAACTCGCCACCATACCTGCTGCCTGCTGTTGAGAGCACCACATACTCAGGGTGCACAACTGAGAGCCTTGTGCAAAAGATTGGGGAG CGGGGGATCCACTTCTCCATTGTGTCTCCACGGAAGCTGCCTGCCCTTCGCCTTCTTTTTGAGAAGGCAGCTCCCCCCACCTTGCTGGAGCCGCTACAGCCGCCAGCAGACGTGAGCCAGGACCCAAGGCACATGGTGCTGGTGCGGGGGCTTGTGCTGCCTG TCAGCGGTGGCTCAGCTGCAGGCCCCCTCCAGCCCAAGCAGCCAGttcccctgcctcctgcccaaTCCTCGGGTGCTGCCCTTTCCGCAGCCCCCCAGCAGGCTCTGCCCCCTGTCCCACCACAGTACCAG GTTCCTGGGAACCTAAGTGCCGCTCAGGTGGCTGCCCAGAATGCAGTGGAAGCTGCAAAGAACCAGAAGGCCGGGTTGGGCCCACGCT TCTCACCCATCAATCCTCTTCAGCAAGCTGCTTCAGGAGTGGGGCCCCCATTTAGCCAGGCCCCAGCTCCCCCACTGCCCTCAGGTCCTCCTGGAGCCCCCAAGCCACCTCCTGCATCCCAGGCTAGCTTGGTCTCCACTGTGGcccctggcccaggcctggctcCCCCTGCACAGCCTGGGGCTCCATCCATG GCTGGCACTGTGGCCCCAGGGGGGGTAAGTGGCCCTTCCCCCACCCAGCTTGGGGCTCCAGCGCTTGGTGGGCAGCAGTCAGTCTCCAACAAGCTCTTGGCCTGGAGTGGAGTCCTTGAGTGGCAGGAG AAACCCAAGCCAGCCTCGGTGGATGCCAACACCAAGTTGACGCGGTCACTGCCCTGCCAGGTCTATGTGAATCAAGGAGAGAACCT GAAGACAGAGCAGTGGCCACAGAAACTGATCATGCAGCTCATCCCCCAGCAGCTGCTG ACCACCCTGGGTCCTCTGTTCCGGAACTCAAGGATGGTCCAGTTCCATTTCACCAACAAGGACCTGGAGTCCCTCAAAGGCCTCTATCGCATCATGGGCAATGGCTTT GCCGGTTGCGTGCACTTCCCCCACACGGCCCCCTGCGAGGTGCGCGTGCTCATGCTCCTGTACTCGTCCAAGAAGAAGATCTTCATGGGCCTCATCCCCTATGACCAGAGCGGCTTCGTCAACGGCATCCGGCAGGTCATCACCAACCACAAGCAGGTCCAGCAGCAGAAGCTGGAGCAGCAGCGAGGG ATGGGGGCACAGCAGGCACCCCCAGGCCTGGGGCCCATTCTGGAGGACCAAGCAAGACCCCCTCAGAATCTG CTCCAGCTCCGTGCACCGCAGCCCCAGCCTCAGGGCACTGTGGGGGCCTCTGGGTCTGCAGGGCAGCCCCAGCCCCAAGGTACCACCCAGGCCCCTCCTGGTGCCCCCCAAGGCCCTCCTGGAGCAGCCCCTGGCCCACCCCCTCCTGGACCCATCCTTCGGCCCCAGAACCCGGGGGCCAACCCCCAGCTGCGGAGCCTCCTCCTCAATCCCCCACCG GAAGCTTCCCTGGCCCACAGGCTGAGTGAGGCCTTTCTGAGCAGCCTCTGTGCTAGAGGCAGGATGGCGGGGGGCTCACCACCAGGGGCCTCTGAGCTGCCCTCTGTGTTCCCCCAGCCCCAGACTGGGGTGCCCCCACCCCAGGCCTCCCTGCACCACCTGCAACCACCAGGGGCTCCTGCATTGCTGCCCCCACCACACCAGAGCCTGGGGCAGCCCCAGTTGGGCCCCCCGCTCCTGCACCCACCGCCCGCCCAGTCCTGGCCTACACAGCTCCCCCCACGGGCTCCACTGCCAG GTCAGATGCTGCTGAGCGGGGGTCCCCGGGGCCCGGTCCCCCAGCCGGGCCTGCAGCCCAGCGTCATGGAGGACGACATCCTCATGGATCTCATCTGA